The segment ATATACAGTTTGAAAAAGATGGATTTGTTGGAACGCTAACGATAAACCGTCCTAAAGCTCTGAATGTTCTTAATTGGGATACACTAAAAGAATTAGGCTC is part of the Thermodesulfobacteriota bacterium genome and harbors:
- a CDS encoding crotonase: MMANEYIQFEKDGFVGTLTINRPKALNVLNWDTLKELGS